In Osmia lignaria lignaria isolate PbOS001 chromosome 5, iyOsmLign1, whole genome shotgun sequence, a single genomic region encodes these proteins:
- the LOC117607866 gene encoding uncharacterized protein LOC117607866 isoform X3 produces the protein MQWRRQRRVTHVIGSSNHVLLLARYQDAPPGEEDEEEGLRNGFAKGQENDTSMHSYSRNGQGGYKPRRSGNGDAGTRSHKDESSGSPSQPKIIFNEDEYTRITTPRQDMLFKKGYLSKKKPWAGNANTSATSSTTESQSASHSTADGSETTEDQQLLDRDCGTGEYPPMIEPGAQLGYGTFYDHASGYYYEYPVMLVGPAPVPAQVAPSVLAAVPCGPVPLRPIEWINPTFVPKLAGQPYYMMDYETNQCVETAVVSEEQENIVLPVETSNGTCNESCTGSTSCNGSVAGEVEEQGTEGNPVEDEQQGDEQNEEQVEEQYLNEQHVEEQQLENGMNGVPYMEPVLMQQPVHVSHVIPAVPQPYMYPGHYMFGPPLVNVNGVTIQGGPMIRTTDVATMSAACAKRRKKKKRRKQRRLATGNTEGNTDEEEGEYSSECDTGLPSSRLSWTACSSINSNRPLNPECQEFKLRQVVEPDTSLSTIPTSANAPASEECSANQSGTLSSDATNAGNESDQVCNGVVRDESNNRKDDKLIANNSDDVGSSSSSSFSLEKSQSTSPDATNSSDEANRLTNSLFEQEETNRSTNKVVLEDTLEVEKLPNANDNEAANDASLETTIKEMNGVEERSLVNGKMDSDSNNEDATIATPKPSSPCNDERTRSRSITPKTAPLENGGIREENHSSLSSSKPSSNSLPKRKYNAKGAKFVREPTPGPDLDGTAEPEIETKVLTNDLNDLNENLEKANLSNDSKPDSMFEHRSNKTEGDQVSSKFASENVCNHLSKDDPIEASNEDSGFESQTRLSDYPITDAVTEWLRRANSPDIFITSNVSVDSETEDEDDVDEEPPKNLQGNPMPALSANSGVADNASLSRAASSEFARISNVKVQEQLDAANGGGSRKKREAKKRSGERRRVRHTDGTRLDHEVVSSSDSCGQMEDPVNSRRKNPSRQLETVGDVCELTEKDSVAGMRVASNSRMDSKRVNVRRTKRQGRSGRDPTSIIDTKIRRTKDADEKNDVDYDDDDDEGIVEDTMNVRTFEKGEIVVSEEGKLLTTSAHEPVLRNNNDASTTIKAIGTSETAKDTVKRKTVDRKRRSSGEEENCSGRNSLDSIEEPDVLECWEAETIEPVITPKRMLQCEGVMCEGEAAEDDIIEVEQVNIDYVQKYYRLARESATSVEDDTNGSKMNVDFSASSKSVPNQSEQIDDIPTRNGDLVGDKNVPIDEAFEVYESCYTGKPPFLPIDSKVFKSRTFYGQEGEHPIPCRAVCCNIQ, from the exons ATGCAGTGGCGTCGACAACGAAGGGTTACCCACGTGATCGGCTCGTCCAATCACGTACTACTATTAGCGAGGTACCAAGACG CTCCACCCGGCGaggaggacgaagaagaaggatTGCGAAACGGGTTCGCGAAGGGCCAGGAAAATGACACGAGCATGCACAGTTACAGTCGGAATGGACAGGGTGGTTACAAGCCTCGCAGGAGCGGAAACGGTGATGCCGGGACACGATCTCACAAGGACGAGTCGTCCGGTTCACCGTCTCAGCCGAAGATCATCTTCAACGAAGACGAGTACACGAGGATCACTACCCCTCGCCAGGATATGCTGTTCAAGAAGGGCTATCTGTCGAAGAAGAAACCCTGGGCTGGTAACGCAAACACCAGTGCAACGTCGTCGACCACCGAGAGCCAATCCGCGTCTCATTCCACCGCAG ATGGCAGCGAAACGACGGAGGATCAGCAGCTGTTGGACCGAGACTGCGGCACCGGCGAGTACCCACCGATGATCGAACCTGGGGCCCAGTTAGGCTACGGAACGTTTTACGACCATGCTAGCGGTTACTACTACGAGTACCCTGTGATGTTGGTTGGTCCCGCGCCAGTTCCTGCACAGGTTGCGCCCAGTGTCCTGGCGGCCGTACCCTGTGGACCCGTGCCACTCAGGCCGATAGAGTGGATCAATCCTACCTTTGTGCCTAAACTGGCCGGGCAACCTTACTACATGATGGATTATGAG acCAACCAATGCGTGGAGACAGCAGTGGTATCAGAGGAGCAAGAGAATATTGTGCTACCAGTGGAGACCTCGAATGGAACTTGCAACGAGAGTTGCACAGGAAGTACCAGCTGCAACGGTAGCGTGGCTGGCGAGGTTGAAGAGCAAGGAACTGAAGGTAACCCGGTGGAGGATGAACAGCAAGGCGATGAACAGAACGAGGAACAGGTAGAAGAGCAATACTTGAACGAGCAACACGTGGAAGAACAGCAGTTGGAAAATGGGATGAACGGTGTTCCTTACATGGAGCCAGTATTGATGCAACAACCAGTCCACGTGTCCCACGTGATACCGGCGGTCCCTCAACCGTACATGTATCCTGGCCACTACATGTTCGGCCCTCCTTTGGTCAACGTGAATG GTGTCACGATACAAGGTGGACCCATGATCAGAACCACGGACGTGGCGACTATGTCGGCGGCCTGTGccaagagaagaaagaaaaaaaagagaaggaagcAGAGAAGACTTGCTACG GGTAACACGGAGGGCAACACGGACGAGGAAGAAGGAGAATACAGCTCCGAATGTGATACCGGTCTACCGTCTTCCCGGCTGTCCTGGACAGCGTGTTCATCGATCAACAGCAATCGGCCATTGAACCCTGAATGCCAGGAGTTCAAGCTGCGACAAGTCGTCGAACCTGATACCTCGTTATCAACTATTCCAACGTCCGCGAACGCGCCGGCCAGCGAGGAGTGTTCGGCCAACCAGTCGGGCACGTTGTCGTCCGACGCGACCAACGCCGGCAACGAGAGCGACCAGGTGTGCAACGGCGTCGTCCGCGACGAGTCGAATAACCGGAAGGACGACAAGTTGATCGCGAACAATTCCGACGACGTTGgatcgtcgtcctcgtcgtcgttctCGTTAGAGAAGAGTCAATCGACGTCGCCGGACGCGACAAACTCGAGCGACGAAGCGAATAGACTGACGAACAGTCTCTTCGAGCAGGAAGAGACGAATCGTTCAACGAACAAGGTGGTCCTAGAGGACACCTTGGAGGTGGAGAAACTGCCAAACGCTAACGATAACGAAGCAGCGAACGACGCGTCGTTAGAAACGACGATTAAGGAGATGAACGGTGTCGAGGAGAGGAGCCTGGTGAACGGGAAGATGGACTCCGATTCGAACAACGAAGACGCTACGATAGCGACACCGAAACCATCCTCGCCTTGTAACGACGAACGGACGCGGTCTAGATCCATAACGCCAAAGACTGCTCCCTTGGAGAACGGAGGAATCCGCGAGGAGAATCATTCGTCCTTGTCCAGCAGTAAACCTTCGTCGAACAGTTTGCCGAAGAGGAAGTACAACGCGAAAGGTGCGAAGTTCGTGAGGGAACCAACGCCTGGTCCAGACTTGGACGGCACCGCGGAGCCGGAAATCGAGACCAAGGTCTTAACGAACGATTTGAACGATTTAAACGAGAATTTGGAGAAAGCGAATCTGTCGAATGACTCGAAACCGGATTCCATGTTCGAGCATCGCAGCAACAAGACAGAAGGTGATCAGGTGTCGAGTAAGTTTGCATCGGAGAACGTTTGTAATCATTTGAGCAAAGACGATCCGATCGAGGCGTCGAACGAAGACTCCGGCTTCGAGAGTCAGACACGGTTGTCCGATTATCCCATCACGGACGCTGTTACGGAGTGGCTTCGCAGAGCGAACTCGCCAGATATCTTCATCACGTCTAACGTCTCGGTGGACAGCGAGACGGAGGACGAGGATGACGTGGACGAAGAGCCGCCAAAAAACTTGCAAGGCAACCCCATGCCTGCACTATCTGCTAATAGCGGCGTCGCGGACAATGCGTCATTGTCGCGGGCCGCTAGCAGCGAATTCGCAAGGATCAGCAACGTAAAGGTCCAGGAACAGCTGGACGCAGCCAACGGTGGTGGTTCGAGGAAAAAGAGAGAGGCGAAGAAGAGATCCGGGGAACGAAGGCGGGTAAGACACACGGATGGCACACGTTTGGACCACGAGGTGGTGTCATCGTCGGATTCGTGCGGCCAGATGGAGGACCCGGTGAACAGCAGAAGGAAGAATCCGTCGAGGCAGCTGGAGACTGTTGGTGATGTTTGCGAATTAACTGAGAAGGATAGCGTTGCGGGTATGAGGGTTGCTTCAAATTCTCGGATGGACTCGAAGAGGGTCAACGTAAGGCGAACGAAAAGACAGGGGAGATCCGGTCGGGATCCCACGAGCATTATTGATACGAAGATCCGTCGCACGAAGGACGCGGACGAGAAGAACGACGTCGattacgacgacgacgacgacgagggtATCGTCGAGGACACGATGAACGTAAGGACCTTCGAGAAGGGTGAGATCGTCGTCTCGGAGGAGGGGAAGTTGTTGACGACCTCCGCTCACGAGCCGGTATTGCGAAACAATAACGACGCTTCCACGACGATCAAAGCGATCGGGACGAGCGAAACGGCGAAAGATACGGTTAAACGAAAGACGGTGGATAGAAAGAGGAGAAGCAGCGGCGAGGAGGAGAATTGTAGCGGGAGAAATTCCTTGGACAGCATAGAGGAGCCTGACGTGTTAGAATGCTGGGAAGCGGAGACGATTGAACCTGTGATAACCCCGAAGAGGATGTTGCAATGCGAGGGGGTAATGTGCGAGGGCGAAGCTGCTGAAGACGATATCATCGAAGTTGAACAGGTCAACATCGATTACGTTCAGAAATATTATAGATTAGCTCGGGAGAGTGCTACTAGCGTAGAGGATGATACGAATGGCTCTAAGATGAACGTAGATTTCTCAGCATCATCGAAATCAGTGCCAAATCAGTCCGAGCAAATTGATGATATCCCGACGCGCAACGGTGACCTCGTCGGCGACAAGAACGTCCCCATAGACGAGGCTTTTGAGGTATACGAAAGCTGTTACACCGGCAAACCTCCGTTCCTGCCAATCGATTCGAAAGTTTTCAAGTCACGAACGTTCTACGGTCAAGAGGGCGAACATCCGATACCGTGCAGAGCTGTTTGTTGTAACATCCAATGA
- the LOC117607866 gene encoding uncharacterized protein LOC117607866 isoform X2 has product MQWRRQRRVTHVIGSSNHVLLLARYQDAPPGEEDEEEGLRNGFAKGQENDTSMHSYSRNGQGGYKPRRSGNGDAGTRSHKDESSGSPSQPKIIFNEDEYTRITTPRQDMLFKKGYLSKKKPWAGNANTSATSSTTESQSASHSTAGRDGSETTEDQQLLDRDCGTGEYPPMIEPGAQLGYGTFYDHASGYYYEYPVMLVGPAPVPAQVAPSVLAAVPCGPVPLRPIEWINPTFVPKLAGQPYYMMDYETNQCVETAVVSEEQENIVLPVETSNGTCNESCTGSTSCNGSVAGEVEEQGTEGNPVEDEQQGDEQNEEQVEEQYLNEQHVEEQQLENGMNGVPYMEPVLMQQPVHVSHVIPAVPQPYMYPGHYMFGPPLVNVNGVTIQGGPMIRTTDVATMSAACAKRRKKKKRRKQRRLATGNTEGNTDEEEGEYSSECDTGLPSSRLSWTACSSINSNRPLNPECQEFKLRQVVEPDTSLSTIPTSANAPASEECSANQSGTLSSDATNAGNESDQVCNGVVRDESNNRKDDKLIANNSDDVGSSSSSSFSLEKSQSTSPDATNSSDEANRLTNSLFEQEETNRSTNKVVLEDTLEVEKLPNANDNEAANDASLETTIKEMNGVEERSLVNGKMDSDSNNEDATIATPKPSSPCNDERTRSRSITPKTAPLENGGIREENHSSLSSSKPSSNSLPKRKYNAKGAKFVREPTPGPDLDGTAEPEIETKVLTNDLNDLNENLEKANLSNDSKPDSMFEHRSNKTEGDQVSSKFASENVCNHLSKDDPIEASNEDSGFESQTRLSDYPITDAVTEWLRRANSPDIFITSNVSVDSETEDEDDVDEEPPKNLQGNPMPALSANSGVADNASLSRAASSEFARISNVKVQEQLDAANGGGSRKKREAKKRSGERRRVRHTDGTRLDHEVVSSSDSCGQMEDPVNSRRKNPSRQLETVGDVCELTEKDSVAGMRVASNSRMDSKRVNVRRTKRQGRSGRDPTSIIDTKIRRTKDADEKNDVDYDDDDDEGIVEDTMNVRTFEKGEIVVSEEGKLLTTSAHEPVLRNNNDASTTIKAIGTSETAKDTVKRKTVDRKRRSSGEEENCSGRNSLDSIEEPDVLECWEAETIEPVITPKRMLQCEGVMCEGEAAEDDIIEVEQVNIDYVQKYYRLARESATSVEDDTNGSKMNVDFSASSKSVPNQSEQIDDIPTRNGDLVGDKNVPIDEAFEVYESCYTGKPPFLPIDSKVFKSRTFYGQEGEHPIPCRAVCCNIQ; this is encoded by the exons ATGCAGTGGCGTCGACAACGAAGGGTTACCCACGTGATCGGCTCGTCCAATCACGTACTACTATTAGCGAGGTACCAAGACG CTCCACCCGGCGaggaggacgaagaagaaggatTGCGAAACGGGTTCGCGAAGGGCCAGGAAAATGACACGAGCATGCACAGTTACAGTCGGAATGGACAGGGTGGTTACAAGCCTCGCAGGAGCGGAAACGGTGATGCCGGGACACGATCTCACAAGGACGAGTCGTCCGGTTCACCGTCTCAGCCGAAGATCATCTTCAACGAAGACGAGTACACGAGGATCACTACCCCTCGCCAGGATATGCTGTTCAAGAAGGGCTATCTGTCGAAGAAGAAACCCTGGGCTGGTAACGCAAACACCAGTGCAACGTCGTCGACCACCGAGAGCCAATCCGCGTCTCATTCCACCGCAGGTAGAG ATGGCAGCGAAACGACGGAGGATCAGCAGCTGTTGGACCGAGACTGCGGCACCGGCGAGTACCCACCGATGATCGAACCTGGGGCCCAGTTAGGCTACGGAACGTTTTACGACCATGCTAGCGGTTACTACTACGAGTACCCTGTGATGTTGGTTGGTCCCGCGCCAGTTCCTGCACAGGTTGCGCCCAGTGTCCTGGCGGCCGTACCCTGTGGACCCGTGCCACTCAGGCCGATAGAGTGGATCAATCCTACCTTTGTGCCTAAACTGGCCGGGCAACCTTACTACATGATGGATTATGAG acCAACCAATGCGTGGAGACAGCAGTGGTATCAGAGGAGCAAGAGAATATTGTGCTACCAGTGGAGACCTCGAATGGAACTTGCAACGAGAGTTGCACAGGAAGTACCAGCTGCAACGGTAGCGTGGCTGGCGAGGTTGAAGAGCAAGGAACTGAAGGTAACCCGGTGGAGGATGAACAGCAAGGCGATGAACAGAACGAGGAACAGGTAGAAGAGCAATACTTGAACGAGCAACACGTGGAAGAACAGCAGTTGGAAAATGGGATGAACGGTGTTCCTTACATGGAGCCAGTATTGATGCAACAACCAGTCCACGTGTCCCACGTGATACCGGCGGTCCCTCAACCGTACATGTATCCTGGCCACTACATGTTCGGCCCTCCTTTGGTCAACGTGAATG GTGTCACGATACAAGGTGGACCCATGATCAGAACCACGGACGTGGCGACTATGTCGGCGGCCTGTGccaagagaagaaagaaaaaaaagagaaggaagcAGAGAAGACTTGCTACG GGTAACACGGAGGGCAACACGGACGAGGAAGAAGGAGAATACAGCTCCGAATGTGATACCGGTCTACCGTCTTCCCGGCTGTCCTGGACAGCGTGTTCATCGATCAACAGCAATCGGCCATTGAACCCTGAATGCCAGGAGTTCAAGCTGCGACAAGTCGTCGAACCTGATACCTCGTTATCAACTATTCCAACGTCCGCGAACGCGCCGGCCAGCGAGGAGTGTTCGGCCAACCAGTCGGGCACGTTGTCGTCCGACGCGACCAACGCCGGCAACGAGAGCGACCAGGTGTGCAACGGCGTCGTCCGCGACGAGTCGAATAACCGGAAGGACGACAAGTTGATCGCGAACAATTCCGACGACGTTGgatcgtcgtcctcgtcgtcgttctCGTTAGAGAAGAGTCAATCGACGTCGCCGGACGCGACAAACTCGAGCGACGAAGCGAATAGACTGACGAACAGTCTCTTCGAGCAGGAAGAGACGAATCGTTCAACGAACAAGGTGGTCCTAGAGGACACCTTGGAGGTGGAGAAACTGCCAAACGCTAACGATAACGAAGCAGCGAACGACGCGTCGTTAGAAACGACGATTAAGGAGATGAACGGTGTCGAGGAGAGGAGCCTGGTGAACGGGAAGATGGACTCCGATTCGAACAACGAAGACGCTACGATAGCGACACCGAAACCATCCTCGCCTTGTAACGACGAACGGACGCGGTCTAGATCCATAACGCCAAAGACTGCTCCCTTGGAGAACGGAGGAATCCGCGAGGAGAATCATTCGTCCTTGTCCAGCAGTAAACCTTCGTCGAACAGTTTGCCGAAGAGGAAGTACAACGCGAAAGGTGCGAAGTTCGTGAGGGAACCAACGCCTGGTCCAGACTTGGACGGCACCGCGGAGCCGGAAATCGAGACCAAGGTCTTAACGAACGATTTGAACGATTTAAACGAGAATTTGGAGAAAGCGAATCTGTCGAATGACTCGAAACCGGATTCCATGTTCGAGCATCGCAGCAACAAGACAGAAGGTGATCAGGTGTCGAGTAAGTTTGCATCGGAGAACGTTTGTAATCATTTGAGCAAAGACGATCCGATCGAGGCGTCGAACGAAGACTCCGGCTTCGAGAGTCAGACACGGTTGTCCGATTATCCCATCACGGACGCTGTTACGGAGTGGCTTCGCAGAGCGAACTCGCCAGATATCTTCATCACGTCTAACGTCTCGGTGGACAGCGAGACGGAGGACGAGGATGACGTGGACGAAGAGCCGCCAAAAAACTTGCAAGGCAACCCCATGCCTGCACTATCTGCTAATAGCGGCGTCGCGGACAATGCGTCATTGTCGCGGGCCGCTAGCAGCGAATTCGCAAGGATCAGCAACGTAAAGGTCCAGGAACAGCTGGACGCAGCCAACGGTGGTGGTTCGAGGAAAAAGAGAGAGGCGAAGAAGAGATCCGGGGAACGAAGGCGGGTAAGACACACGGATGGCACACGTTTGGACCACGAGGTGGTGTCATCGTCGGATTCGTGCGGCCAGATGGAGGACCCGGTGAACAGCAGAAGGAAGAATCCGTCGAGGCAGCTGGAGACTGTTGGTGATGTTTGCGAATTAACTGAGAAGGATAGCGTTGCGGGTATGAGGGTTGCTTCAAATTCTCGGATGGACTCGAAGAGGGTCAACGTAAGGCGAACGAAAAGACAGGGGAGATCCGGTCGGGATCCCACGAGCATTATTGATACGAAGATCCGTCGCACGAAGGACGCGGACGAGAAGAACGACGTCGattacgacgacgacgacgacgagggtATCGTCGAGGACACGATGAACGTAAGGACCTTCGAGAAGGGTGAGATCGTCGTCTCGGAGGAGGGGAAGTTGTTGACGACCTCCGCTCACGAGCCGGTATTGCGAAACAATAACGACGCTTCCACGACGATCAAAGCGATCGGGACGAGCGAAACGGCGAAAGATACGGTTAAACGAAAGACGGTGGATAGAAAGAGGAGAAGCAGCGGCGAGGAGGAGAATTGTAGCGGGAGAAATTCCTTGGACAGCATAGAGGAGCCTGACGTGTTAGAATGCTGGGAAGCGGAGACGATTGAACCTGTGATAACCCCGAAGAGGATGTTGCAATGCGAGGGGGTAATGTGCGAGGGCGAAGCTGCTGAAGACGATATCATCGAAGTTGAACAGGTCAACATCGATTACGTTCAGAAATATTATAGATTAGCTCGGGAGAGTGCTACTAGCGTAGAGGATGATACGAATGGCTCTAAGATGAACGTAGATTTCTCAGCATCATCGAAATCAGTGCCAAATCAGTCCGAGCAAATTGATGATATCCCGACGCGCAACGGTGACCTCGTCGGCGACAAGAACGTCCCCATAGACGAGGCTTTTGAGGTATACGAAAGCTGTTACACCGGCAAACCTCCGTTCCTGCCAATCGATTCGAAAGTTTTCAAGTCACGAACGTTCTACGGTCAAGAGGGCGAACATCCGATACCGTGCAGAGCTGTTTGTTGTAACATCCAATGA